The genomic stretch GATATATATCGGTACATCACTTTTATATATTATCGAACTATTTAGTCCCCATCTTTGCTTTATCTTTATTCGTATTTGGAATTTATGGTGCGGTAGGGGGCTTATATTTAGCCCCTGCAGATTATCAACAAGGAGATGCTTTTCGCATTATCTATGTTCATGTGCCTAGTGCTTTTTTATCGTTACTTATTTATTTTATTATGGCATTTTTTTCTGTCATCGGTTTAATTTTTCGTATTAAATTAGCAGAATTGATCGTTTCAGGTAGTATTTTTTTAGGTTCATGGTTTACTTTCCTAGCATTATTAACCGGAAGTGTCTGGGCTAAACCGATGTGGGGAGCCTGGTGGGTTTGGGATGCACGTTTAACTTCGGAGCTTATCTTATTATTTTTATATCTAGGTGTTATTGCTTTACGTTCTGCTATTCCTGAGCGTCATATGGCAGCGCAAGCAACATCGATATTGCTTATGTTGGGTTTAGCAAATATTCCCATTATTCACTATTCAGTCTATTGGTGGAATACTCTACATCAAGGTTCTACTATTCATTTCTTGAGTCCTTCATTAATCGAACCTTCTATGCTTTATCCTTTA from Rickettsiella endosymbiont of Miltochrista miniata encodes the following:
- a CDS encoding heme ABC transporter permease; amino-acid sequence: MTRVRKRNKIYRYISVHHFYILSNYLVPIFALSLFVFGIYGAVGGLYLAPADYQQGDAFRIIYVHVPSAFLSLLIYFIMAFFSVIGLIFRIKLAELIVSGSIFLGSWFTFLALLTGSVWAKPMWGAWWVWDARLTSELILLFLYLGVIALRSAIPERHMAAQATSILLMLGLANIPIIHYSVYWWNTLHQGSTIHFLSPSLIEPSMLYPLLSMMVAFISFYLIVLLLHIRCEILEQYIKLNEANHL